A window of Solea senegalensis isolate Sse05_10M linkage group LG20, IFAPA_SoseM_1, whole genome shotgun sequence contains these coding sequences:
- the spire1a gene encoding protein spire homolog 1 isoform X4, giving the protein MAKRPGTEDGMRTSPSILRDFVVDLNMDCGGGDGAAEDVSLEEILTLYSQPINEEQAWAVCYQCCRTLAQTHRRKNSKYAGACVRRIEGPGDVRIRRDGTVGLRFDESTDKYKPAPTSLEVIDSLGVMIYKALDYGLKENEERELSPPLEHLIDMMTNHNKSESDPCPDEGYEATEEEDECEEEEEEELVSATTNCTVARIRNYRDLILLCSSHLPSPSDAPSHYQAVCRALYAESRELCTFLEKIKSAKENLRRMEGETRDDPVKDLDELQNADWARFWVQVMRDLRHGVKLKKVQERQYNPLPIEYQLTPYEMLMDDIRSKRYKLRKVMVNGDIPPRLKKSAHEVILEFIRSRPPLNPAAARKLKPHPVRPRSLHERLLEDIKAERKLRPVSPDMIRRNRLGAGKSISTPQDLFRSSDTPDAPRKLTVSTQSLAAGIYTGPSQAAGQQLGQRKRLLKAPALAEMDSSESEEESTQSSSSMSTSLRDDTSPESATGKKVRPKFLPISTAPQTDKHHSPQRRHSIEKEAPTSVRPFVPASRQSSKSLEEFCYPVECLALTVEEVMHIRQVLVKAELEKFQQYKDIYSALKKGKLCFSCRTKRFSFFTWSYTCQFCKRPVCSQCTRKMRLPSKPYCTLPIYSLGPSAMAKEEASGASAAAESDKHQFGSEHNRHSLRRSVKKLSKHGGSSSSKDGWTQDELELPKELTEDWATMEVCIDCKKFITEIISSSRRSLCVASKRARLNRNRKTQSFYMSSSKSINFRPLERSINEV; this is encoded by the exons ATGGCAAAGCGACCCGGGACTGAGGACGGGATGCGGACTTCACCTTCCATTCTCCGGGATTTCGTCGTCGATTTGAACATGGATTGCGGTGGGGGTGACGGAGCCGCGGAGGACGTCTCCCTGGAAGAAATCTTGACTCTGTACAGCCAGCCGATAAACGAGGAGCAGGCGTGGGCAGTATGTTATCAGTGCTGTCGGACACTGGCGCAGACACACCGGaggaaaaactcaaaatatgccGGCGCTTGTGTGCGGAGGATTGAAGGACCCGGGGACGTGAGGATCAGGAGGGACGGGACTGTAGGACTGCGCTTTGATGAGAGCACAG ATAAATACAAACCGGCTCCCACGTCATTAGAG GTTATCGACTCACTGGGTGTTATGATCTACAAAGCTCTGGACTATGGTCTCAAAGAAAACGAGGAGCGTGAACTCAGCCCGCCGCTCGAGCACCTGATTGACATGATGACCAACCACAATAAAAGTGAGAGCGACCCCTGTCCCGACGAGGGCTACGAGGCTACTGAAGAAGAGGAcgagtgtgaggaggaggaagaagaggagctTGTATCTGCCACCACCAACTGCACGGTCGCCAGAATACGCAACTATCGAGATCTTATCCTG TTATGTTCTTCCCACCTGCCGAGCCCTTCAGACGCTCCCAGTCATTACCAGGCTGTGTGCCGCGCTCTCTATGCTGAGTCCAGGGAACTGTGCACCTTTCTGGAAAAGATCAAGAGTGCTAAGGAG AACCTTCGGCGAATGGAAGGTGAGACTCGGGATGACCCCGTCAAAGACCTTGATGAGCTGCAAAATGCAGATTGG GCACGGTTCTGGGTGCAGGTGATGCGAGATCTTCGACACGGTGTGAAGTTGAAGAAGGTTCAGGAACGTCAGTACAACCCACTGCCCATTGAATACCAGCTCACACCCTACGAAATGCTGATGGACGACATCCGCTCCAAGCGATACAAGCTGCGAAAAGTCATG GTGAATGGGGACATCCCTCCAAGGTTGAAGAAGAGCGCACATGAAGTAATTCTGGAATTCATCCGGTCACGACCTCCTCTCAACCCG GCCGCTGCCCGGAAACTGAAGCCTCACCCTGTCCGACCGAGGAGCCTCCACGAGCGACTTCTTGAGGACATTAAAGCTGAGAGGAAGCTGAGGCCGGTGTCACCGGACATGATTCGCAGAAACCGTCTAG GTGCAGGAAAAAGCATCAGCACCCCACAAGACTTGTTCCGAAGCTCAG ACACTCCCGATGCACCCAGGAAGTTAACTGTCAGCACCCAGTCTCTGGCCGCTGGCATCTACACGGGACCCAGTCAAGCTGCAGGGCAGCAGCTAGGCCAAAGGAAGAGGCTGCTCAAAGCACCTGCTCTGGCTGAGATGGACAGCTCTGAATCTGAA GAAGAGTCCACGCAGAGCAGCTCCAGTATGTCCACATCTTTGAGGGATGACACGTCACCCGAGTCTGCAACAGGGAAGAAGG TTCGTCCAAAGTTCCTGCCCATCTCTACCGCcccacagacagacaagcaTCACTCTCCACAGAGGCGACACTCCATCGAGAAGGAAGCCCCCACCAGTGTCCGTCCTTTTGTTCCTGCATCCAGACAGAGCTCCAAGTCTTTG gagGAGTTCTGCTACCCAGTGGAGTGTCTGGCTCTGACGGTGGAGGAGGTGATGCACATCAGACAGGTCCTGGTTAAGGCTGAGCTGGAGAAGTTTCAGCAGTACAAAGACATCTACAGTGCCCTCAAGAAAGGAAaa CTTTGCTTTTCGTGTCGGACAAAGAGGTTCTCCTTCTTTACTTGGTCATACACCTGCCAATTCTGCAAAag GCCTGTGTGTTCCCAGTGCACTAGAAAG ATGCGGCTGCCATCTAAGCCTTATTGCACCTTACCCATCTACTCTTTGGGCCCCAGTGCTATGGCAAAAGAAGAGGCAAGTGGAGCATCTGCCGCAGCAGAGTCTGACAAGCACCAGTTTGGGTCAGAACACAACCGACACAGCCTACGCCGGAGCGTAAAGAA GTTGTCCAAGCATGGtggtagtagcagcagcaaagATGGCTGGACACAGGATGAACTGGAGCTGCCCAAGGAGCTGACGGAGGACTGGGCAACTATGGAGGTGTGTATAGACTGCAAAAAGTTCATCACAGAGATCATCTCCTCCAGCAGGCGCAGCCTGTGCGTGGCCAGCAAGCGAGCCCGTCTCAATCGCAATCGCAAAACCCAGTCCTTCTACATGTCCTCGTCTAAATCGATCAACTTCCGGCCCCTGGAACGTTCCATCAATGAGGTGTAG